Proteins from one Brevibacillus humidisoli genomic window:
- a CDS encoding metallophosphoesterase, with amino-acid sequence MDAEYFIVGDVHEDVKALKNLFQKKGFSLEGDKLIPNPKPGKRFAILVGDFIDKGNNTEEIIRFIHLNKNLIKLVKGNHENFVYKVLKGELSTPHHADGLIQTYFASIRVLEKNEELKQLFFQLVENSVEFYRYVGVRNSSFYVTHAPCSNKYLGKLDSKSRKKQRNFSIDRDKDLQEQLNFLQTEAVANHPYHVFGHVASKHGIRLKNKLGIDTGAVYGNRLLSVSFGGGKINYTSVKGSSADSVELPALFDPQKPTVSLDDLSNA; translated from the coding sequence GTGGATGCAGAGTATTTCATTGTCGGAGATGTTCATGAAGACGTGAAAGCTCTCAAAAATCTCTTCCAGAAAAAAGGATTTTCTTTGGAAGGGGACAAGCTGATCCCGAATCCAAAACCCGGAAAGCGATTCGCTATTCTTGTGGGAGATTTCATTGACAAAGGAAACAACACCGAAGAGATCATCCGCTTTATCCATCTGAACAAGAATCTCATCAAGTTGGTAAAAGGAAACCATGAGAACTTTGTCTACAAAGTGTTAAAAGGTGAGTTGTCAACACCCCATCATGCTGACGGGCTGATTCAAACATATTTTGCCTCTATCCGTGTATTGGAGAAGAACGAAGAACTGAAGCAACTGTTCTTCCAACTTGTTGAGAATTCAGTAGAGTTTTACCGCTATGTCGGTGTGAGAAACAGCTCTTTCTACGTCACTCACGCCCCTTGCTCCAACAAGTATTTGGGGAAGCTGGATTCCAAGTCACGAAAGAAACAGCGTAATTTCTCGATCGATAGAGACAAGGATTTGCAAGAACAACTCAATTTCCTGCAAACAGAAGCGGTAGCGAATCATCCGTACCATGTGTTCGGACATGTTGCCTCGAAACATGGCATACGATTGAAAAACAAGTTGGGAATTGATACAGGAGCGGTATACGGAAATCGCTTGTTAAGCGTGTCCTTCGGGGGAGGAAAAATCAACTATACATCTGTAAAAGGCTCTTCTGCCGATTCGGTTGAATTGCCTGCCCTGTTTGACCCACAAAAACCAACTGTTTCTCTGGATGATCTGAGCAATGCATGA
- a CDS encoding AAA family ATPase produces MLIKTSLHTVFLLVGPTECGKSTFSDKVLVPQLQFYDPAKNYRTNVQVISSDDIRREILGYAYDKDDAVMMEASEQAFDLLECKLRAVTSFPINAEFVVVDTKGLSEEFRNQVCHIAEQNNYHVEVILFDYKDAGEYYLEETKNRSLIAKDVRRLRMEVMPSLQKNNIVRFTG; encoded by the coding sequence ATGCTGATCAAAACGTCTCTTCATACTGTATTTCTTCTTGTAGGACCTACAGAGTGTGGAAAGTCAACGTTTAGCGATAAAGTTCTTGTACCACAGTTGCAGTTCTACGATCCGGCAAAGAATTATCGAACCAATGTGCAAGTGATTTCATCCGATGATATTCGTCGAGAAATCCTGGGATATGCGTATGACAAGGATGACGCAGTCATGATGGAAGCAAGTGAGCAGGCTTTCGACTTGCTAGAGTGCAAGCTTCGAGCAGTCACTTCTTTCCCGATCAATGCGGAGTTTGTCGTTGTCGATACAAAAGGTCTATCCGAGGAGTTTCGCAATCAGGTTTGCCACATTGCAGAACAAAACAACTACCATGTTGAAGTGATTCTGTTCGACTACAAGGATGCAGGAGAGTATTACCTGGAGGAGACAAAAAATCGCTCCCTGATTGCAAAGGATGTTCGCCGGTTGAGAATGGAAGTGATGCCAAGTTTGCAAAAAAACAATATCGTCAGATTCACCGGGTAA
- a CDS encoding matrixin family metalloprotease — protein MSNSFLTRRKTARFSFNVIVQKGAFEHLDVAKAVVRQDVIYAQKYFDMNAEMNGFPWINLVLNEERDVFENDRLQLYRHSSYDLQDFFIDTARAGGWKKRKQRMPCINIYYLTTIPPDGVTAGVHIPGAATYCNRRAIRKLSSLVQKSERVNQSEQLELYSIIKHRPSIFINANGTGPSTLAHEIGHLLGLGHSSDPNNLMYPTSSDRMRSQLTYEQSVCLRDGIWQYSRGYFPFL, from the coding sequence ATGTCTAACTCCTTCCTGACAAGGAGAAAAACGGCACGTTTCTCATTCAACGTCATAGTTCAAAAGGGTGCATTTGAACATTTGGATGTAGCCAAAGCAGTTGTGAGACAGGATGTGATCTACGCACAAAAATATTTCGATATGAACGCTGAAATGAATGGGTTTCCGTGGATAAATCTCGTGCTCAATGAAGAAAGGGATGTTTTTGAAAATGATAGGCTTCAACTATACCGCCATTCCTCTTACGATTTGCAGGATTTTTTTATTGATACCGCGCGTGCGGGAGGTTGGAAAAAAAGAAAACAACGGATGCCCTGTATTAACATCTACTATCTGACGACGATTCCGCCTGATGGCGTAACCGCTGGTGTGCACATACCTGGTGCCGCAACCTACTGCAATCGTCGAGCAATCCGCAAACTATCTTCGTTAGTACAGAAATCGGAGAGGGTTAACCAATCAGAACAACTTGAATTGTACAGTATTATCAAGCATCGCCCCTCTATTTTTATCAATGCAAATGGTACAGGACCATCTACACTAGCACACGAGATCGGTCACTTATTGGGGTTAGGCCACAGTTCAGATCCGAACAACCTTATGTACCCCACGTCCAGTGATCGGATGCGAAGCCAGCTAACCTACGAACAAAGCGTCTGTTTGAGAGATGGAATATGGCAGTACAGTCGCGGGTATTTTCCGTTTCTATGA
- a CDS encoding putative thiazole-containing bacteriocin maturation protein, producing the protein MGTVTPSMRLMVKGDTYYVPDQNGRVYFQNNLGSFHMEGKGIDKWIEKLMPMFNGEYTMEELTAGLSEPRRNHVYHIANLLYQNGFLRDLSSQLPHQLPQDITDKYAGQIQFLNSFVDSGAYRFQLYRQTKVLAVGAGPLLSALVAALLESGLPAIYIAIPQSMETNRARLSELAAHARREDSEVKLEEIHLQQNDRESLQKAVETFQTVLYVQQEGDLEELRVLHAICKEQRKLFIPAFFQDQVGIVGPILHPEAEGCFESAWRRIHRSALIPNSLLHTDSPISAALVANIIVFELLKTITGAFAHENQIFLLNLETMEGEWHSFMPHPLVTGTANVKWEQDLDHLAKQNQPKKGSADLATFFEALTSEQTGVFHTWDEGELVQLPLAQCRVVVADPLSEGPAELLADIICSGLTHDEARREAGLAGIEAYAWRMAGPLLKTGEFVGIGAGETVPEAVIRGLQKCLTAEVRKQLQQRKAVMYPVQLQSVEDGYSLYYLQALNILNGQPKICLGEEIAGFPVIWVGTNHRWYYSVGLPLTAGLRTALQQALWECQNEALSQTTTYGIEPSSIVVKEKLPHPLVIPAVEGETHSDLLQAALSSLRQNRRQLCICELELDPFFKEELAGVFGVLIRKDEC; encoded by the coding sequence ATGGGAACTGTCACCCCATCCATGCGGCTTATGGTAAAAGGAGACACGTACTATGTTCCCGATCAGAATGGCCGTGTGTACTTTCAAAACAATCTCGGCTCCTTTCACATGGAAGGCAAGGGAATTGACAAGTGGATTGAAAAACTGATGCCCATGTTCAACGGGGAATATACTATGGAGGAATTAACGGCCGGGTTGTCTGAACCGCGTAGAAATCACGTATACCACATTGCAAATCTATTGTACCAAAACGGCTTTCTGCGCGATTTGAGCAGCCAGCTTCCACATCAGTTGCCGCAGGACATCACGGATAAGTATGCTGGTCAGATCCAGTTTTTAAACAGCTTTGTCGATTCAGGTGCCTATCGTTTTCAATTGTACCGGCAAACCAAGGTGCTGGCAGTCGGCGCAGGTCCCCTTCTTTCTGCTTTGGTTGCGGCATTGTTGGAATCAGGATTGCCTGCCATATACATAGCCATTCCCCAATCTATGGAGACGAATCGAGCACGATTGTCGGAATTGGCTGCACATGCCCGTAGAGAGGATAGCGAGGTAAAACTGGAGGAAATTCATCTGCAACAGAATGACCGGGAATCCTTGCAAAAGGCTGTGGAGACGTTTCAAACCGTCCTATATGTACAGCAAGAGGGGGACCTTGAGGAATTACGAGTGCTTCATGCGATTTGCAAGGAACAAAGGAAACTTTTTATTCCAGCTTTTTTCCAGGACCAGGTAGGAATTGTGGGGCCCATATTGCATCCGGAAGCAGAGGGATGCTTTGAATCAGCCTGGCGCCGAATCCACCGATCCGCTCTCATTCCCAACTCTTTGTTACATACTGATTCGCCCATTTCCGCTGCACTTGTCGCAAACATCATTGTATTTGAATTGTTAAAAACCATTACTGGGGCATTTGCCCATGAGAATCAGATCTTCCTCCTGAATCTAGAGACAATGGAAGGGGAGTGGCATTCGTTTATGCCTCACCCCCTGGTGACTGGTACTGCAAACGTCAAATGGGAACAAGATCTTGATCATCTTGCCAAACAAAATCAACCAAAAAAAGGCTCCGCCGATTTAGCAACTTTCTTTGAGGCCTTAACGTCTGAACAAACAGGGGTTTTTCACACTTGGGACGAGGGGGAGTTGGTACAACTTCCATTGGCACAATGCCGGGTGGTCGTAGCGGATCCCCTTTCGGAGGGTCCGGCAGAGTTGCTTGCTGACATCATCTGTTCTGGGTTGACGCATGACGAAGCGAGGCGAGAAGCGGGATTAGCGGGGATCGAAGCGTATGCATGGAGAATGGCTGGTCCACTGCTTAAGACAGGTGAATTTGTCGGAATCGGTGCGGGCGAAACAGTACCAGAAGCGGTGATCCGTGGATTGCAAAAGTGTTTAACAGCGGAGGTCCGCAAACAACTTCAGCAGCGCAAAGCTGTGATGTATCCCGTTCAGCTCCAGTCAGTCGAAGATGGATATTCTCTATATTACTTACAGGCGCTGAACATCTTGAATGGCCAACCGAAGATATGTCTTGGAGAGGAAATCGCAGGCTTCCCAGTAATCTGGGTAGGTACAAATCACCGCTGGTATTACAGCGTGGGCCTGCCATTGACTGCAGGTTTGCGCACTGCATTGCAACAGGCGCTATGGGAGTGCCAAAACGAAGCTCTTAGCCAAACAACGACGTATGGGATAGAACCGTCCTCCATTGTCGTGAAAGAAAAGCTTCCACATCCGCTGGTGATACCCGCCGTTGAAGGGGAGACACACTCTGATCTTTTGCAGGCTGCCTTGTCCTCGTTGAGACAGAACCGTAGACAGCTATGCATTTGTGAATTAGAATTAGACCCCTTCTTTAAGGAAGAACTGGCAGGCGTGTTTGGTGTACTGATACGAAAGGATGAATGCTGA
- a CDS encoding TOMM precursor leader peptide-binding protein: MSRVLMIVGEGLLADFVYRNLSSQYKIVHQPDCSADLPKEVELAFVLHDFWYPSIHLQAEETFRTAGIPWLRGFVSFGEGVVGPLVRSHTPGCSQCADFRRLMTRKHRIEMWEIQQQLKNQKRGHRDAWASNTGMYQLANMIAAEGHRVLQRGRAYTDQKIYLVNLQTLATSSHFFLQNPTCPVCGGLPEDTPEAARITLQPRPKTHPTSYRTSSLDDFKDILITEYVDFRTGMINQKTKDHLTPFAVMSVNLPMMTSDEGAAGRTLSYEQSELTAILEALERYAGLQPRGKKTVVYDRYENVKEQALDPTKIGLHSEEQYAQPDYPFERFDPKRPLKWVWGYSFLQERPILVPETLAYYDLGDDFVYENSNGCALGRSLEEAIFYGILEVVERDAFLLTWYAQLPLPRLDPESAKDKELCLMIERIKAVAGYDVYLYNATMENGIPSVWAITKNRKQRGVNLVCAAGSHPEPLRAVKTAVHELADMLLSLDEKYEAYREEFLKMLHDPYLVQSMEDHGMLYSLPEAEERLHFLLQNDRPMRTFDEEFQPPASHDDLTDDLKDILQMFKQLDLEVIVVDQTTPEMIRNELYSVKVLIPGMLPMTFGYHLTRLTGLDRVLNVPMQLGLTKHPLTYEQLNPHPHPFP; this comes from the coding sequence ATGAGCAGAGTCCTGATGATTGTTGGAGAGGGATTGTTAGCCGACTTCGTGTATCGCAACCTGTCCAGCCAATACAAGATTGTGCACCAGCCTGATTGCAGCGCTGATCTTCCGAAAGAGGTGGAACTGGCTTTTGTGCTGCATGATTTTTGGTATCCTTCGATCCATCTGCAAGCGGAAGAGACGTTCAGGACGGCTGGCATTCCTTGGTTGAGAGGGTTTGTTTCATTTGGAGAAGGTGTAGTAGGGCCACTCGTACGGTCACATACACCAGGATGTTCACAGTGCGCCGACTTTCGAAGACTGATGACCCGCAAACACCGGATAGAGATGTGGGAGATTCAACAACAACTGAAAAATCAAAAGAGAGGGCATCGTGATGCATGGGCATCCAATACAGGAATGTATCAACTGGCTAACATGATTGCAGCAGAAGGGCACAGAGTGTTGCAGCGTGGTCGTGCCTATACAGATCAAAAAATATATTTGGTAAACTTGCAAACGTTAGCCACCTCGAGTCATTTCTTTTTACAAAATCCAACATGTCCGGTTTGTGGAGGATTGCCAGAAGATACACCTGAGGCGGCACGGATTACTCTTCAACCAAGGCCAAAGACACACCCAACCAGTTATCGAACCTCATCGCTAGATGATTTCAAGGACATCCTCATTACGGAATATGTCGATTTTCGGACTGGCATGATCAATCAAAAAACCAAGGATCACCTCACGCCATTTGCTGTCATGAGCGTCAATCTGCCGATGATGACTTCTGATGAAGGAGCAGCAGGGCGAACTCTTTCTTATGAGCAGAGTGAGTTGACAGCCATTCTGGAGGCATTGGAGCGATACGCAGGTCTGCAGCCACGAGGCAAAAAAACGGTCGTTTACGACCGTTATGAGAACGTGAAAGAACAAGCATTGGACCCGACAAAGATCGGACTGCATTCGGAGGAACAATACGCACAACCTGACTACCCTTTTGAAAGATTTGATCCAAAGCGTCCTCTCAAATGGGTGTGGGGGTACTCCTTTTTGCAAGAAAGGCCGATACTGGTTCCGGAAACGCTTGCCTACTACGACCTAGGTGATGATTTTGTCTACGAAAACTCGAATGGATGCGCGTTAGGCAGGAGTTTGGAGGAGGCGATATTCTACGGCATCTTGGAAGTGGTGGAACGCGACGCGTTTCTGCTGACATGGTACGCGCAACTTCCTTTGCCGAGACTCGATCCCGAATCGGCCAAGGACAAAGAACTATGTTTGATGATTGAACGAATAAAAGCAGTGGCAGGTTATGATGTATATCTGTATAACGCGACCATGGAGAATGGGATACCCAGTGTGTGGGCGATTACGAAAAACCGGAAGCAGCGGGGAGTGAATCTCGTCTGTGCAGCCGGCTCTCATCCAGAGCCGCTGCGAGCCGTAAAAACCGCGGTCCATGAACTGGCCGACATGCTGTTGTCCCTAGATGAAAAATATGAAGCATATCGGGAAGAATTTCTGAAAATGCTGCACGATCCCTACCTGGTGCAGAGCATGGAAGACCATGGCATGCTGTATAGTTTGCCTGAAGCGGAAGAGAGATTGCATTTTTTGCTTCAAAATGATCGGCCAATGCGAACCTTTGACGAGGAATTTCAGCCGCCGGCAAGTCATGATGACCTGACGGATGATTTGAAAGACATTCTGCAAATGTTTAAGCAATTAGATCTGGAAGTGATCGTGGTTGACCAAACGACACCTGAGATGATCAGAAATGAACTGTATAGTGTCAAAGTTTTGATTCCGGGGATGTTGCCTATGACCTTTGGTTATCACCTCACTCGCCTAACAGGATTGGACCGGGTTTTGAACGTACCCATGCAGCTAGGGCTGACGAAACATCCCTTGACATACGAACAACTGAATCCCCATCCACACCCATTTCCATAG
- a CDS encoding SagB family peptide dehydrogenase translates to MRRDVFLHNLLYDIEKIIPADWEADWEDSPLPYKIYRNLPVVPLSLEVPLSLKLDTQKHPSKPNIRDLGHFLWFSFGLARLSDEGYSWNAFGQRSEELYRRFVPSGGGLYPNELYVYVNIDEVPAGVYHYDVAHHHLALLRKGTFDSYLTRVIGNTCTISECFAVAFVSTMFWKNFFKYHNLSYRLQGLDSGVLIGQLLEAAKRFGFTTGVSYQFLDRAVNHLLGLSEWEESVYAMVFLSIKPNANWFADRRGKISTVLDKQLYRKLPVVQHPYNIRSRRIRHYPMLIKLNEGSRLESTDHFQKLRGVKKPAYYEGHSTALPDVKPMQWDFMEACRKRFSPGEHFVLREVSQQQLATLLYEATNAFFYRNDLDRMDSRKVQQKVEPRVALYCCLHHVEGIPSGAYYYDFPSHTLRLIRLGDHRLVLKEAMTIDNINMLEVPICIHVVGDRDYLRHKLGYRGYRIQQMEAGILVQNLLLVAASIGLAGHPLLGYDTRICDKIYNIASAKKSCLIQVPIGPYRPPNALKGYLYV, encoded by the coding sequence ATGCGTCGGGATGTTTTTCTGCACAATCTGCTGTACGACATTGAAAAAATAATTCCCGCCGACTGGGAAGCTGATTGGGAAGATTCCCCTCTCCCGTATAAGATCTACCGTAACTTGCCTGTCGTACCGCTTTCGTTGGAAGTCCCGCTATCACTGAAACTGGACACCCAGAAACATCCATCCAAGCCAAACATTCGTGATCTTGGCCACTTTCTCTGGTTTTCATTTGGGCTTGCCAGATTGTCTGATGAAGGATATAGCTGGAATGCTTTTGGTCAAAGATCAGAGGAGTTGTACCGAAGATTTGTTCCATCGGGGGGAGGACTGTATCCAAACGAATTGTACGTGTATGTGAACATAGATGAGGTGCCGGCGGGCGTGTACCATTACGATGTTGCCCATCACCATTTGGCGCTATTGCGCAAAGGCACGTTTGACTCGTATTTGACAAGGGTGATAGGTAATACTTGTACCATCTCAGAGTGTTTCGCTGTTGCATTTGTATCAACAATGTTTTGGAAAAATTTCTTTAAGTATCATAATCTGTCATATCGTCTCCAAGGTTTAGATTCGGGGGTACTGATTGGCCAGTTGCTAGAAGCAGCGAAAAGGTTTGGTTTTACCACAGGTGTTTCCTATCAATTCCTCGATCGAGCTGTCAATCATCTGCTAGGGCTGTCCGAGTGGGAAGAAAGCGTATATGCGATGGTTTTCCTTTCGATAAAACCAAATGCCAATTGGTTTGCAGATAGGCGCGGAAAAATCTCAACGGTGCTAGACAAACAATTGTATCGGAAGTTACCGGTTGTGCAGCATCCATACAATATCCGTTCTCGAAGGATTCGACATTATCCCATGCTGATTAAGTTGAATGAGGGATCCAGGCTGGAATCAACTGATCATTTTCAAAAGCTAAGAGGAGTAAAAAAGCCTGCCTATTATGAAGGGCATTCAACTGCGCTGCCGGACGTAAAACCAATGCAGTGGGATTTTATGGAGGCGTGCCGAAAGAGGTTTTCACCCGGTGAACACTTCGTATTAAGGGAGGTGAGTCAACAGCAGCTAGCCACTCTATTGTATGAGGCGACGAATGCTTTCTTCTACCGAAATGATTTGGACCGAATGGATAGTCGTAAAGTGCAGCAAAAAGTGGAGCCGCGCGTTGCCTTGTATTGTTGCCTCCATCACGTGGAGGGTATTCCTTCCGGCGCCTATTATTATGACTTTCCTTCTCATACATTAAGGCTGATTCGTCTTGGAGACCATCGTCTCGTATTAAAAGAGGCCATGACGATAGATAATATCAATATGCTTGAAGTTCCGATTTGTATACATGTAGTAGGGGACCGTGATTACTTGAGACATAAACTGGGATACAGAGGGTATCGCATTCAACAGATGGAGGCCGGTATCCTTGTACAAAACTTACTGTTGGTAGCTGCCTCGATCGGATTGGCTGGCCATCCGCTTCTCGGTTATGATACGAGAATTTGTGATAAAATCTACAATATAGCTAGTGCAAAGAAAAGCTGTTTGATACAAGTGCCAATAGGTCCCTATCGACCTCCCAATGCATTAAAAGGATATTTGTATGTATAG
- a CDS encoding response regulator, which translates to MRIILLDDESLALDYLEHQLQKISDVEVVGKYTDPLVGKEHILHEDVDLVFLDIHLPEINGIELAEQILERKPKLYIVFVTAYDDYAIKAFELNALDYLMKPVGTERLLKTMQRIRERAREASDDMTPKKQTLQMNMFHQVSVETDDHLFIPVRWRTTKAQELFLYLLQHRGQLVRKSALIELLWPEYEPSKAFSQLYTAIYHIRKTMEPFSDYIKISNAMDGYILNLENVILDVDVWEEKIQAGPAITTETIGDYEGFESLQWCPHPECF; encoded by the coding sequence ATGAGAATTATCCTTTTAGATGACGAGAGTCTCGCTTTAGATTATCTTGAACATCAACTCCAAAAAATTTCTGATGTTGAGGTAGTAGGAAAGTATACGGACCCGCTTGTCGGAAAAGAACATATCCTACATGAAGACGTTGACCTGGTGTTCCTGGATATCCACCTGCCTGAAATCAACGGTATTGAGTTGGCAGAACAGATTCTTGAGCGCAAGCCGAAATTGTATATTGTGTTTGTGACGGCCTATGATGACTATGCGATTAAAGCGTTTGAACTGAACGCGCTTGATTATCTGATGAAGCCGGTTGGAACAGAGCGTCTCTTGAAAACGATGCAGCGGATCAGGGAACGTGCAAGAGAAGCTTCGGATGATATGACACCGAAAAAACAAACGCTTCAAATGAATATGTTTCATCAAGTCTCCGTTGAGACCGATGATCACCTGTTTATACCCGTACGTTGGCGAACAACCAAAGCGCAGGAATTGTTTCTCTATTTGCTTCAGCATCGAGGACAACTGGTCCGCAAATCTGCTCTGATCGAATTGCTTTGGCCCGAATATGAACCAAGCAAAGCGTTCTCTCAATTGTATACGGCGATTTATCATATCCGAAAAACAATGGAGCCGTTTAGTGACTACATAAAAATATCCAATGCGATGGACGGATATATCCTGAATCTCGAAAATGTAATTCTGGATGTGGATGTGTGGGAAGAGAAGATTCAGGCAGGGCCTGCGATAACCACCGAAACCATCGGGGACTATGAAGGATTTGAAAGCTTACAGTGGTGCCCTCACCCAGAGTGCTTTTGA
- a CDS encoding enoyl-CoA hydratase-related protein — translation MLEADAEMDAGDIWASVRFPMSRGSKSKLYRHQVTQAAVHCVLQALESMEDSTFRPEPLDYSKPDVQGRAHPKIKQENRRIDWTATTEEIARNIRAADSHPGVLDEIYGEPVYLFGAHEEDVLKGKPGEIMAYRDGAICRATGDGAVWITHLKPKGYFKLPATMVLNEKLNTIPEMPLSPFEDYPGRTYREIYYEEIGKVGYLRFDFYNGAMSTDQCIRLRQALAAVKQKKVNVIVLMGGADFWSNGIHLNVIEHAANPADESWANIHAMNDLVREIMLTDSQVTISAMQGNVGAGGVILAVAADQVYARNGVVLNPYYKKMGGLFGSEYWTYLLPRRVGLDKAMQLTEECLPVGTTTAKSIGLIDDAFGDDREAFCSQIAEIAEKLAHSPNFDRLLAAKNQNRTRDEQVKPLERYRKEELERMWLNFYGEDPSYHTARRQFVYKLSCSVKTAQLPVSLA, via the coding sequence TTGCTGGAAGCCGACGCAGAGATGGATGCGGGAGATATATGGGCATCGGTTCGTTTTCCGATGAGCAGGGGCAGCAAAAGCAAATTATATCGTCATCAAGTAACCCAGGCTGCTGTCCATTGTGTTCTTCAGGCATTGGAATCGATGGAAGACAGTACGTTTCGTCCGGAGCCATTGGACTATTCGAAACCGGACGTTCAGGGAAGGGCACATCCAAAGATCAAGCAAGAGAATCGCAGGATTGATTGGACGGCAACAACCGAGGAGATCGCCAGAAACATTCGGGCAGCGGATAGTCACCCTGGTGTGTTGGACGAAATATATGGTGAGCCGGTTTATCTCTTTGGCGCACACGAGGAAGATGTTCTAAAAGGAAAGCCGGGTGAAATTATGGCGTATCGGGATGGAGCGATATGCCGAGCTACCGGAGACGGTGCGGTCTGGATTACTCATTTGAAACCAAAAGGGTACTTTAAACTTCCTGCAACCATGGTGTTGAATGAGAAACTGAACACTATTCCGGAGATGCCTTTATCACCTTTTGAAGATTACCCGGGTCGCACGTATCGTGAAATCTACTATGAGGAAATAGGCAAAGTAGGATATTTGCGTTTTGACTTCTACAACGGGGCGATGTCTACAGACCAGTGTATTAGGCTGAGACAAGCCCTTGCAGCAGTAAAACAGAAAAAAGTGAACGTGATCGTGCTGATGGGGGGAGCAGACTTTTGGTCGAACGGCATTCACCTCAATGTGATTGAACATGCTGCCAATCCTGCCGATGAATCTTGGGCCAATATCCACGCTATGAACGATTTGGTGCGCGAGATCATGCTGACCGACTCTCAGGTAACGATTTCCGCTATGCAAGGAAATGTCGGTGCTGGAGGAGTGATTTTGGCGGTCGCAGCTGACCAAGTATATGCTAGAAACGGTGTCGTGCTCAATCCGTACTACAAGAAAATGGGGGGCTTGTTTGGTTCGGAGTATTGGACCTATCTCTTGCCCCGACGGGTTGGACTGGACAAAGCCATGCAACTGACAGAGGAATGTTTGCCTGTGGGCACAACCACAGCGAAATCAATTGGACTGATCGATGACGCCTTCGGTGATGATCGGGAGGCATTTTGCAGTCAGATAGCAGAAATCGCCGAGAAGTTGGCCCATTCCCCCAACTTTGATCGCCTGCTGGCGGCAAAAAACCAGAACCGAACAAGGGATGAGCAGGTAAAGCCATTGGAACGTTATCGGAAAGAAGAATTGGAGCGAATGTGGCTTAATTTTTACGGTGAAGACCCTTCTTACCATACGGCAAGGCGGCAATTTGTATATAAACTATCCTGTTCGGTGAAAACGGCTCAACTGCCCGTCTCTCTCGCCTAA
- a CDS encoding MHYT domain-containing protein gives MYMEGSYNLYIVALSVFIAILASYSALSIAAKHKRAEKQSSSGC, from the coding sequence ATGTATATGGAAGGCAGCTACAATTTGTATATCGTGGCGCTCTCTGTATTCATTGCGATTTTGGCGTCATATTCTGCATTAAGCATTGCTGCCAAGCACAAGCGAGCGGAAAAACAAAGTTCTTCTGGCTGCTAG
- a CDS encoding MHYT domain-containing protein yields MLAFHLHVTVNYDVFLTLLSMLASVISSFITFISRCLKTFIGIRLRLAAFL; encoded by the coding sequence ATGCTTGCGTTTCACTTGCATGTGACGGTGAACTATGATGTGTTCCTTACTCTGCTTTCCATGTTAGCCAGCGTAATTTCCTCTTTTATTACTTTTATATCACGATGCCTAAAAACATTCATTGGTATAAGATTGCGATTGGCGGCTTTTTTATGA